Within the Pseudomonadota bacterium genome, the region TTCCTGAGAAGGAGGCTGATAACCCATCATAGATGTATCTCCTTGTAGTTGAGATGAGTTATTGTATCATATGAAGGCATAAAATGCCAGTTTATTGTATACTATTGTGGACATTGTAGTAAAATAGTTGGACTACACTCGCAAAGGTTAAGAGGATTTGGGCAACAGGCCGTTGAAAATTGAATTCAGACGGTGAATTTACCCCCCCTCAGTCCACTTCTGTTTTCAGTAGACTTCTTCATGAGTTCCAATGTCGATGGGTATAATTTGATTATCCTCAATAATAAAGAAGATTGAGATTCTGTATGATATGTTGATAGATACCGAATGCAGGTCAGATAATCTTCCCTGAAGTTTGTGCACCTTCAACGATGGATGCAAAG harbors:
- a CDS encoding plasmid stabilization protein, yielding MAEILYTDSYNKRAKKFLKKHPELLSQYEKTLKLLEINPLHPSLKVHKLQGRLSDLHSVSINISYRISIFFIIEDNQIIPIDIGTHEEVY